In Oscillatoria acuminata PCC 6304, a single window of DNA contains:
- a CDS encoding S8 family serine peptidase: protein MAKLPTDPLFSQQWYLYNTGQGGRTPGIDLNVVDVWEEYTGKGVTIGVLDDGVDDEHEDLADNYNSQPTGLTPDYNPAEGKPQEPGLEGDNHGTAVAGIIAGVANNGTGIAGVAYNAQITGFRYADITDTDVSPIARQAAFDISNNSWGGVNPFETNFNLPTDRIAQQALESAITNGRNGLGTIFVWAAGNERKEGVNANYRNYENSRYAIAVAAINGNGIYAPYSVPGANLLVSAFGDEDPNTGSGTILTTDRMGNAGYNAPGVEGEVDNFNYTGTFNGTSSATPMVSGVVALILEANPNLGYRDVQEILAYSARQNDRTEADWSFNGARNWNGGGLHINHNYGFGLVDTHAAVRLAESWMLESTKANERQVSGSSSIPVQIVDQGEITDTITLSSDLTIDYAEIDLDISHTAIEDLSITLTSPDGTESLLFDGIQLQETGQILVGSDDEGDKKYESFSSFRQNPRGFTDDEDLIALGESYQQGIKFTFSSTFNWGEIGTGDWKLTVKDTQEEDIGTLNSWNLRLFGDEMTTDNFYIYTNEFGQLNDVSRQTLTDSEGIDTINAAAIRSDLVLDLTQGSASTLASKPLTIAENTVIENAIAGDGNDNITGNDADNQLMGGRGNDTLVGGAGNDSLVGDLGNDSLVGGAGDDTLVGGPGANILQGDAGNDVYVIAVETAAGNQIEDSDGEDTFSTVIPLSLTTLTTGTLGFGREGTTLVLDLNQDGIVNLDDDLAILNFFADEIGNAPGTGLIENWPDFSGDDILTLFAPPPPANPVVVSEDPILPQSLPDSSSDSSSGSPDTSSGDRLNIPPIILGEPTPNTVTTTLTGSNEDDVIFGTDAAEAIASFGGNDFLYGREGDDNLYGGEGNDLLHGNQGNDFLDGGAGDDWIHGGQGNDAILGNEGNDVLFGDLGNDLIFGGNDNDFLNGNQGDDSLDAGAGTDTLHGGQGNDILIGGSGNDFLYGDKGDDTLVGVDTRSATPGQGEIDFLTGGEGSDLFVLGDSTRVYYDGDSNGGYAILTDFNAVQDRIQLKGSAANYLLFSYVDEGSNLPRTDIYLDKPGTETDDLIAVIQGVSDLSLQGNYFNFV, encoded by the coding sequence ATGGCCAAGTTACCCACAGATCCACTATTCAGTCAGCAGTGGTATTTATACAATACCGGCCAAGGAGGACGCACTCCCGGCATAGACCTCAACGTTGTCGATGTTTGGGAGGAGTACACTGGAAAAGGAGTCACCATTGGAGTCCTTGATGATGGGGTTGATGACGAGCACGAAGACCTCGCTGATAACTACAACAGTCAACCCACGGGTTTGACCCCTGACTATAATCCAGCAGAGGGAAAACCACAGGAACCCGGATTAGAGGGAGACAACCACGGCACAGCGGTGGCAGGCATCATCGCTGGGGTGGCAAATAACGGGACTGGCATTGCAGGAGTCGCCTACAATGCTCAAATTACCGGCTTCCGGTACGCTGACATCACAGACACGGATGTGAGTCCGATCGCTCGTCAAGCAGCTTTCGATATTTCCAATAATAGCTGGGGTGGGGTCAATCCGTTTGAGACGAACTTTAATTTACCAACAGACCGAATAGCCCAACAAGCCCTAGAAAGCGCCATCACCAATGGCCGCAATGGTCTCGGGACCATATTTGTGTGGGCTGCGGGAAACGAGAGAAAAGAAGGCGTAAATGCCAACTATCGCAATTACGAGAATTCCCGCTATGCAATTGCGGTGGCGGCGATCAATGGCAATGGCATTTACGCCCCTTACAGCGTTCCTGGGGCCAACCTGCTCGTTTCTGCCTTCGGTGATGAAGACCCGAACACGGGCTCAGGCACGATTCTTACGACCGATCGCATGGGAAACGCAGGGTATAATGCCCCCGGGGTCGAAGGTGAAGTCGATAACTTTAACTATACCGGCACCTTTAACGGCACCTCCTCGGCAACGCCGATGGTGTCTGGGGTCGTTGCGCTGATCCTGGAAGCCAATCCCAATTTAGGCTATCGAGACGTCCAGGAAATCCTCGCCTATTCTGCAAGGCAAAATGACCGAACGGAGGCAGATTGGAGCTTTAACGGGGCGCGGAACTGGAACGGAGGCGGACTGCACATTAATCATAACTATGGTTTTGGGTTGGTGGATACTCATGCTGCCGTGCGTCTGGCTGAATCCTGGATGTTGGAGAGTACGAAAGCGAACGAACGTCAGGTGAGTGGCAGTTCTTCCATCCCTGTGCAGATTGTGGATCAGGGCGAAATTACCGATACCATCACCCTTTCCTCGGACTTAACTATCGATTATGCAGAAATCGATCTGGATATTTCCCATACCGCGATCGAAGATCTGAGCATCACCCTCACCTCTCCAGACGGCACTGAAAGCCTACTGTTTGATGGCATCCAGCTTCAAGAAACAGGCCAAATCCTGGTGGGCAGTGATGACGAGGGAGACAAAAAATATGAAAGTTTTAGCTCATTCCGCCAAAATCCCCGGGGGTTTACTGACGATGAGGATTTAATCGCCCTAGGAGAGTCTTACCAGCAAGGGATTAAATTCACCTTTTCCAGTACCTTCAACTGGGGGGAAATCGGCACAGGCGATTGGAAACTCACGGTGAAAGATACCCAGGAAGAAGATATCGGGACTCTCAATAGCTGGAATCTTCGTCTGTTTGGCGATGAGATGACGACTGATAATTTCTACATTTACACCAACGAGTTCGGTCAATTAAATGATGTCTCTAGGCAAACCCTGACGGACTCCGAAGGCATAGACACCATCAATGCTGCTGCCATTCGCTCAGATCTTGTGCTGGATCTGACCCAGGGTTCGGCCAGTACCCTGGCAAGCAAACCCCTCACCATCGCCGAAAATACCGTGATTGAAAATGCGATCGCCGGTGATGGCAATGACAACATTACCGGCAATGATGCCGATAACCAGCTTATGGGGGGTCGTGGCAATGATACCCTCGTCGGGGGGGCGGGCAATGATTCCCTCGTCGGTGACCTTGGTAATGATTCTCTCGTCGGTGGGGCGGGCGATGATACCCTCGTCGGTGGCCCAGGTGCTAACATCTTGCAAGGGGATGCCGGAAATGATGTTTATGTCATCGCTGTTGAAACCGCAGCAGGCAATCAAATTGAGGATAGCGACGGGGAAGATACTTTCTCTACCGTTATTCCTTTGTCCCTAACGACCCTGACTACCGGGACCTTGGGATTCGGACGGGAAGGCACAACTCTGGTACTCGACCTCAACCAAGATGGCATCGTCAATCTCGACGATGATCTAGCCATTCTCAATTTCTTTGCCGATGAGATAGGCAATGCCCCAGGTACAGGGTTAATCGAGAACTGGCCGGATTTTTCGGGGGATGATATTCTCACTCTATTTGCGCCGCCTCCCCCTGCCAACCCAGTCGTGGTATCCGAGGATCCTATCCTCCCTCAGAGTCTTCCCGACAGCAGTTCCGACAGCAGTTCCGGCAGTCCCGACACCAGTTCCGGCGATCGCCTGAACATTCCCCCGATTATCCTAGGGGAACCGACTCCAAATACAGTGACCACAACCCTCACCGGCAGTAACGAGGATGATGTGATTTTCGGTACTGATGCGGCAGAGGCGATCGCCTCTTTTGGAGGCAATGATTTTCTCTACGGCAGAGAAGGTGACGACAACCTCTATGGCGGTGAAGGCAATGATCTCCTTCATGGCAACCAAGGCAATGACTTCCTTGATGGCGGTGCCGGTGATGATTGGATCCACGGAGGCCAAGGGAACGACGCCATTTTAGGCAACGAAGGCAATGATGTCTTATTTGGCGACTTAGGAAATGACCTGATTTTCGGCGGCAATGACAATGATTTCCTCAATGGCAACCAGGGGGATGACTCCCTCGATGCTGGCGCGGGTACCGATACCCTGCATGGTGGTCAAGGCAATGATATCCTGATTGGCGGCAGTGGCAACGATTTCCTCTATGGAGATAAGGGAGATGATACCCTCGTTGGGGTGGATACTCGCAGCGCTACCCCAGGACAAGGGGAAATTGATTTCCTCACCGGAGGAG